A genomic region of Paroedura picta isolate Pp20150507F chromosome 4, Ppicta_v3.0, whole genome shotgun sequence contains the following coding sequences:
- the KCNK15 gene encoding potassium channel subfamily K member 15 has protein sequence MKRQNLRTVSLIVCVFSYLLVGAAVFDALESEAETGHRRLLEQKRLDLQRKYSFSSDDYRELERLVLRAEPHRAGRQWRFAGSFYFAITVITTIGYGHAAPGTDAGKVFCMFYAILGIPLTLVMFQSLGERMNILVRMLLKKIKKCLGMRQTTVSMKNMVVVGFLSCMGTLGIGAAAFSYFEGWTFFHAFYYCFITLTTIGFGDFVALQKHEALQKKPPYVAFSFMYILVGLTVIGAFLNLVVFRFLIMNSEDERRDEEERASLRRARNYINLKPREDNRSQSDILLPIEDRTSQMNLIPLMQEDPERQRGRSSNSTTRVPSFCTCLCYRPRLSRSPDPSHPEAFSCHTNLVYYNSISYKIMEVSLGGKDHTGLSSPRSTVSSNSPSCQEHPRLRRKSI, from the exons ATGAAGCGGCAGAACCTGCGCACGGTCTCGCTGATCGTCTGCGTGTTCTCCTACCTGCTGGTGGGCGCCGCCGTCTTCGACGCGCTCGAGTCGGAGGCCGAGACGGGCCACAGGCGCCTGCTGGAGCAGAAGCGGCTCGACCTGCAGAGGAAGTACAGCTTCTCCAGCGACGACTACCGCGAGCTCGAGCGGCTCGTGCTGCGGGCCGAGCCCCATCGAGCCGGCAGGCAATGGAGGTTCGCCGGCTCCTTCTACTTCGCCATCACGGTCATCACCACCATCG GTTATGGGCATGCTGCACCTGGGACCGACGCGGGCAAAGTTTTCTGCATGTTCTATGCAATTCTGGGCATCCCACTCACCCTGGTTATGTTCCAGAGTCTCGGCGAACGCATGAACATTCTGGTCCGGATGTTGCTGAAGAAAATCAAGAAGTGCCTGGGCATGAGGCAGACAACGGTCTCCATGAAAAACATGGTCGTGGTGGGCTTCCTATCCTGCATGGGGACCCTGGGCATCGGGGCCGCGGCCTTCTCCTACTTTGAAGGCTGGACCTTTTTCCACGCCTTCTACTATTGCTTTATAACGTTGACCACCATCGGGTTTGGGGACTTTGTGGCCCTGCAGAAACACGAAGCGTTGCAGAAGAAGCCCCCTTACGTGGCTTTCAGCTTCATGTACATCCTGGTGGGCTTGACGGTGATCGGGGCCTTCCTGAACTTGGTGGTGTTTCGATTTTTGATCATGAACTCGGAAGACGAGAGGCGGGATGAGGAAGAGAGAGCCTCCCTGAGGAGAGCCCGGAATTACATCAACCTGAAACCCAGGGAAGACAATAGGAGCCAAAGTGATATTTTGCTCCCCATAGAAGACCGGACGAGTCAAATGAACCTCATCCCACTGATGCAAGAAGACCCCGAGAGGCAGAGGGGCAGGTCCTCAAACTCCACCACCAGAGTCCCTTCCTTTTGTACGTGTCTGTGCTACAGGCCACGGCTGAGCAGGAGTCCAGATCCTTCCCACCCAGAGGCCTTCAGCTGCCATACCAATCTGGTATACTACAATTCCATTTCTTACAAAATCATGGAAGTCTCCCTGGGTGGTAAGGACCATACCGGCTTGTCTTCTCCCAGGAGCACCGTATCGTCCAACAGCCCCAGCTGCCAGGAGCATCCCCGATTGCGGAGGAAGTctatctga